One segment of Theobroma cacao cultivar B97-61/B2 chromosome 9, Criollo_cocoa_genome_V2, whole genome shotgun sequence DNA contains the following:
- the LOC18590579 gene encoding 17.3 kDa class I heat shock protein produces MSLIPSFFGSRRSNIFDPFSLDVWDPFKDFPFPSSLTTHTPETSAFVNTRMDWKETPEAHVFKADVPGLKKEEVKVEVEDDRVLQISGERNIEKEDKNDTWHRVERSSGKFMRRFRLPENAKMDQINASMENGVLTVTVPKQEVKKPDVKAIEISG; encoded by the coding sequence ATGTCTCTGATTCCAAGCTTCTTTGGCAGCCGCCGCAGCAACATCTTCGATCCTTTCTCTCTTGATGTTTGGGATCCTTTCAAGGACTTCCCTTTCCCTTCTTCACTCACCACACATACCCCAGAAACCTCGGCTTTTGTTAACACCCGGATGGACTGGAAGGAAACCCCAGAAGCTCACGTCTTCAAGGCTGATGTTCCAGGGCTCAAGAAAGAAGAAGTGAAAGTGGAGGTTGAGGATGACAGGGTGCTGCAGATAAGTGGAGAGAGGAACATAGAGAAGGAAGACAAGAACGATACTTGGCATCGCGTGGAGCGTAGCAGTGGCAAGTTCATGAGGAGGTTCAGATTGCCTGAGAATGCCAAGATGGATCAGATCAACGCTTCCATGGAAAATGGGGTGCTTACTGTGACTGTTCCAAAACAGGAGGTGAAAAAGCCTGACGTTAAGGCTATTGAGATTTCAGGCTAG
- the LOC18590580 gene encoding UDP-glucose iridoid glucosyltransferase produces MGLDNCSGKQVLTLRPVSLTTFHREEEMEKQRWGLRKLVLVPCPFQGHINPMLQLGNLLHAIGFSITVAHTRFNFPNPDNHPDFTFLPIQDTLFDRDASSMDVTDVISCLNISCKAPLKNSLTQIMEREKEDHSHKLPCIIYDGSMYFAEAVAHELELPSIMLRTTSAATFLTYYSFPQLLREGYLPLQEAMSLALVPGLYPLRFKDLPIANFKNKNLDILLQQTTRTSDIRSSSAIICNTIDCLEQSSLARLQQQCKVPVFPIGPLHTIVPTASSGLLKDDRSCIEWLDKQTHNSVLYVSLGSIASMNKNELREMAKGLTNSRQPFLWVLRPGSLLPDDFNELIGERGLIVKWAPQKEVLAHKAIGGFWSHCGWNSTLESICAGVPMICQPCFGDQRVNARLLTHVWKVGLAMDSSLVSIEIEKAIRRLMLDVEGHELRRKIINLKEKIELCTQEGASFYNSLSELRKCILSC; encoded by the exons ATGGGGTTAGATAATTGCTCTGGTAAACAAGTACTGACTTTGAGGCCAGTATCCTTGACAACCTTTCATAGAGAAGAAGAGATGGAGAAGCAAAGGTGGGGGCTGCGTAAATTGGTGCTGGTTCCATGTCCATTTCAGGGGCACATAAATCCGATGCTTCAGCTCGGCAACCTTCTTCATGCCATTGGCTTCTCCATTACAGTGGCACACACTAGATTCAACTTTCCTAATCCAGACAATCACCCTGATTTTACTTTTCTGCCAATACAAGACACCCTGTTTGATCGAGACGCCTCCTCCATGGATGTTACAGATGTCATATCGTGTCTTAACATCAGCTGCAAAGCCCCACTCAAGAACTCGTTAACCCAGATAATGGAAAGGGAGAAGGAAGATCATAGTCACAAGCTCCCTTGTATCATCTATGATGGATCTATGTACTTTGCAGAAGCTGTCGCACATGAACTGGAGCTTCCAAGCATCATGTTGAGAACCACTAGTGCTGCCACTTTTCTCACATACTATTCATTTCCACAACTCCTGAGAGAGGGTTATCTTCCCTTGCAAG AAGCCATGTCACTGGCCCTAGTGCCTGGCCTTTATCCCCTCAGATTCAAGGATCTGCCCATAgccaatttcaaaaataaaaatctagaTATCTTACTGCAGCAAACAACAAGAACTAGTGATATAAGATCATCGTCAGCCATCATTTGCAATACTATAGACTGCCTTGAACAGTCATCACTGGCACGGTTACAACAACAGTGCAAAGTTCCTGTCTTTCCTATAGGCCCTCTTCATACTATTGTTCCAACTGCCTCAAGCGGTTTACTGAAAGATGATAGAAGCTGCATAGAATGGCTTGACAAGCAGACTCATAACTCAGTTTTATATGTGAGCCTAGGAAGCATAGCTTCCATGAATAAGAACGAGTTAAGGGAAATGGCTAAAGGACTGACTAACAGCAGGCAACCTTTCTTATGGGTGCTCAGGCCAGGTTCATTATTGCCTGATGATTTCAATGAACTTATTGGAGAAAGAGGCCTAATTGTGAAATGGGCACCTCAAAAGGAAGTATTGGCACATAAGGCCATTGGAGGTTTTTGGAGCCATTGTGGCTGGAACTCAACCCTGGAAAGTATTTGTGCAGGTGTTCCAATGATTTGTCAACCCTGTTTCGGGGATCAAAGAGTGAATGCAAGACTTCTGACCCATGTATGGAAAGTAGGTTTGGCAATGGACAGTAGCTTGGTAAGCATAGAGATAGAAAAGGCCATAAGAAGGCTTATGCTGGATGTAGAAGGGCATGAGTTAAGGCGTAAGATAATCAATTTGAAGGAGAAGATAGAACTTTGCACGCAGGAAGGTGCTTCTTTCTACAATTCGTTGAGTGAGTTGAGAAAATGTATCTTGTCATGCTAA